In Littorina saxatilis isolate snail1 unplaced genomic scaffold, US_GU_Lsax_2.0 scaffold_188, whole genome shotgun sequence, a single genomic region encodes these proteins:
- the LOC138954260 gene encoding uncharacterized protein produces the protein MSNANSSNEANNDTNENVVVGNTVEHTAHTSAHHIVGDEATNSNPRLQLTKNLIEEGTLLGLSGADLRAYVVEERDRIEREEHVREERDRIEREKHVREERDREERDREERERERSFQLEQLRIQSANQNNRNNNARESSQSKDNFDHKIPYLEDKDDIESWFHQYEHYAKDCKLVDATKASRIVYFLKGKARVIYSKLSAEDADDYETVKHALYEGFQLTSEDYRKKFRNLKKAQGDTYKEHFVKLDRYMNKWIELAKCGNEVDDLKDLILREQILETVPPELAIHIRDRNPHDAKEIGEIATTYHQARSNTKVPDADAHSRGKGNRFSKNDGNGRDVKQSTVMFGSSQHSTAQPHKLSDEERTKLRTNGQCFFCKERGHLSKNCPKKSTTSVVPNVNETGRSFDIPEKLEKLCEDCQSKTFSETIPVKVDGKLVQAIRDSGCTGIMVSAELVSKDKYLLNKKEVTLAEKGAKKMYPTAVVHIDSPFFDADTEVTVMDNPVYPVLIGKWYGIGSNKCLTSLYPIRDPTWFSETVAAVNTRAQQKEEEKKSEASVPPNLKSQEKPFTTEDLKREQKADPSLAQIREFATKGREIHGVKFVYKNDILLRSKLHENGCYKTRVVVPKKLRPKVLSFGHDLPLAGHLGQKKTFDRINTEFWWPGHGSDIKRYCMSCDACQRSTPKGHTKKVPLGRMPPISSVFKRIAVDIIGPIKPISESKKQYILVSVDYATRFPEAVALKDIRAETIAESLWEMWTRLGIPDEVITDQGAQFSGKLMHEVNDFLQVKHHMTAPFHPQSNGLVERFNGTLKSMMKRMTQEQPKKWDTFIPALLFAYREVPQASLGFSPFELLYGRAVKGPMQILRQAWTQEEVSDEMKTTAEYVVDLRNRIEKTCEIARENLKNAAMKQAKYFDKKAAKREIEVGKRVLLLRPKKQNKLELLWQGPYTVVEKLNQFDYKIKIGRKIKLYHINLMKEYQERDTSFKHSTPTQRVDAHESSEEEEDEVVAIVMEEDETMSDDIFATETQKMLPLLETKRSEFVADMHFDKNLSDEKAKEARDICMEFEKNLTDVPMTTNLLGCNIEVTEKRPVFIKPRPIPHAMVGTVEDEISEMLKLGVIEPANSPYNSPIVLIKKKDGKYRFCSDLRALNNVVVFDAEPITDVEHLFQSLGKAKYFSKLDLTKGYWAIPIAEEDKDKTAFTTSAGQFRWVNMPFGLKTATGVFNRMMRKLLNPIKRKDVHHFMDDVLIATETWQEHMEALKAVLTRLQEANLAAKPSKCYIGFTELPYLGHEVGDGKRWPEHDKIVKIQEASPPSTKKELRSFLGLCNFYRAYIQDYATIAVPLTDMTKKFEPDKLRWNEEREKSFETLKEKLSKKPVLRMPDHDKPFVLRTDASDRGIGAVLMQEHHGQLHPIAFQSKKLNGAESNYATVEKECLATVWGITKFERYLYGRHFTIETDHQPLKHLQRQPSNPRLMRWAMQLQPHSFTVKVIPGKDNHEKEAINPAVSPSWRVRIREDESGKTSSTELRSRRVIHVIVIIQFIVVMVPVNIGHHRRSRIFCRL, from the exons ATGTCGAATGCGAATTCCTCAAATGAGGCGAACAATGACACGAATGAAAATGTCGTTGTCGGAAACACGGTTGAGCACACGGCTCATACGTCAGCCCATCACATTGTTGGTGATGAGGCGACAAATTCTAACCCTCGGTTACAACTGACCAAGAATTTGATAGAAGAGGGTACACTACTGGGCTTGAGCGGAGCCGATCTCCGTGCCTATGTGGTTGAAGAACGTGATCGCATAGAACGCGAAGAACACGTACGCGAAGAACGTGATCGCATAGAACGCGAAAAACACGTACGCGAAGAACGTGATCGCGAAGAACGTGATCGCGAAGAACGCGAACGCGAACGGAGTTTTCAGTTAGAACAGCTGAGAATCCAAAGTGCAAATCAGAATAACCGGAACAACAATGCCAGGGAGTCGAGCCAAAGCAAGGATAACTTTGATCATAAGATACCTTACCTTGAGGACAAGGACGACATTGAGAGCTGGTTTCATCAATACGAGCACTACGCAAAAGATTGCAAGCTCGTTGATGCAACCAAAGCCTCTCGTATCGTCTACTTCCTCAAGGGAAAAGCTCGCGTCATTTACTCCAAGCTCAGCGCCGAGGACGCTGATGACTATGAAACAGTGAAGCATGCGCTCTATGAAGGTTTCCAACTCACGAGCGAAGACTACCGGAAAAAGTTCCGAAATCTGAAGAAAGCACAAGGGGACACTTACAAggaacattttgtcaagctcGATCGCTATATGAATAAATGGATTGAACTCGCGAAGTGTGGAAACGAAGTGGACGATTTGAAGGATCTAATCCTGAGGGAACAAATTTTGGAAACAGTTCCTCCCGAGTTAGCTATCCATATCCGCGATCGCAACCCACATGATGCGAAGGAAATCGGCGAAATCGCCACCACCTATCATCAAGCTAGGTCCAACACTAAAGTACCTGACGCAGACGCCCATTCTCGTGGAAAAGGAAATCGTTTTTCCAAGAATGATGGTAACGGGCGTGATGTCAAACAGAGCACGGTCATGTTTGGTTCTAGCCAGCATAGCACAGCACAACCACATAAGTTGTCAGATGAAGAGCGGACAAAACTGAGGACCAATGGCCaatgttttttttgtaaagaaCGCGGCCACCTGTCCAAGAATTGCCCCAAGAAAAGTACCACATCCGTGGTCCCGAATGTCAATGAAACGGGTCGTTCTTTTGACATTCCAGAGAAACTGGAAAAACTTTGTGAGGATTGTCAAAGCAAGACTTTCTCAGAAACGATTCCGGTCAAGGTTGATGGGAAACTAGTTCAAGCTATACGTGATTCTGGATGCACAGGAATCATGGTTAGCGCAGAACTCGTCTCTAAAGACAAATACCTACTGAACAAGAAAGAGGTCACTCTAGCGGAGAAAGGTGCGAAGAAGATGTACCCCACAGCCGTGGTGCATATCGACTCCCCATTTTTCGATGCTGACACGGAAGTGACGGTGATGGACAACCCAGTCTATCCTGTTCTGATAGGAAAGTGGTACGGAATTGGTTCCAACAAATGTTTGACATCGTTGTACCCAATCCGCGACCCCACTTGGTTCTCCGAGACAGTTGCTGCCGTGAACACCCGTGCACagcagaaagaagaagaaaagaagtctGAAGCTAGTGTCCCACCGAACCTCAAATCTCAGGAGAAGCCGTTCACTACTGAGGATTTGAAACGAGAACAGAAGGCAGATCCTTCCCTAGCGCAGATCAGGGAATTTGCCACAAAAGGTAGAGAAATCCATGGAGTCAAGTTCGTTTACAAGAACGATATTCTCCTTCGCTCCAAACTGCATGAAAATGGGTGTTACAAAACAAGAGTGGTGGTTCCGAAAAAGTTAAGACCGAAAGTGTTGTCATTCGGTCATGACCTTCCATTAGCGGGTCACCTCGGGCAAAAGAAGACTTTCGACCGCATCAATACGGAGTTCTGGTGGCCAGGTCACGGCAGTGACATCAAACGATATTGTATGTCATGTGATGCATGCCAAAGATCTACTCCTAAAGGACACACCAAGAAAGTTCCGCTAGGTCGAATGCCACCTATCAGTTCTGTATTCAAACGGATCGCCGTGGACATCATTGGTCCCATCAAACCGATATCCGAGAGTAAAAAGCAGTACATACTGGTCTCGGTGGATTACGCCACTAGATTTCCAGAGGCAGTTGCTCTCAAGGATATCCGTGCTGAAACGATCGCAGAATCGTTGTGGGAAATGTGGACCAGGCTGGGCATACCCGATGAAGTCATAACTGACCAAGGTGcacagttttctggaaaactgATGCATGAGGTGAATGATTTTCTACAAGTCAAGCACCACATGACAGCTCCATTCCACCCTCAATCAAATGGTTTAGTGGAACGTTTTAACGGAACACTCAAAAGCATGATGAAACGCATGACCCAAGAACAACCCAAGAAATGGGACACCTTCATCCCGGCCTTGCTATTTGCTTACCGTGAGGTACCGCAAGCGAGCTTGGGATTTTCCCCATTTGAACTGCTGTACGGCAGGGCTGTCAAAGGTCCCATGCAGATTTTGCGTCAAGCTTGGACGCAAGAAGAAGTGTCAGATGAGATGAAAACAACGGCAGAGTACGTTGTTGACTTGCGTAATCGCATCGAGAAGACCTGTGAAATAGCAAGAGAGAACCTGAAGAATGCTGCTATGAAACAGGCAAAATACTTCGACAAGAAAGCCGCGAAGCGGGAGATTGAAGTAGGAAAACGGGTTTTGTTGTTGAGACCCAAGAAACAGAACAAACTGGAACTACTGTGGCAAGGTCCTTACACAGTAGTGGAGAAGCTGAACCAATTCGATTACAAAATCAAGATTGGGAGGAAGATCAAGCTCTACCACATCAACTTGATGAAAGAGTACCAAGAACGAGACACGTCTTTCAAACATAGCACGCCAACCCAACGGGTAGACGCGCATGAAAGCAGtgaggaagaagaagatgaagttgTTGCAATCGTCATGGAAGAAGACGAAACAATGAGTGACGACATCTTCGCAACAGAAACTCAGAAAATGCTACCTCTGTTAGAAACAAAAAGGTCCGAATTTGTAGCAGACATGCATTTTGACAAGAATCTGAGCGACGAGAAAGCAAAAGAGGCAAGGGACATATGCATGGAATTTGAGAAGAACCTCACCGATGTTCCAATGACTACAAACCTGCTGGGTTGTAACATTGAAGTAACGGAAAAGAGGCCTGTCTTCATCAAACCCAGACCCATACCTCACGCTATGGTCGGAACAGTAGAGGACGAAATTAGCGAGATGCTAAAGCTTGGCGTGATCGAACCCGCCAATTCGCCGTACAACTCGCCAATAGTCCTTATCAAGAAGAAAGATGGGAAATACAGATTCTGTTCGGATCTACGCGCCCTGAACAACGTCGTGGTGTTTGATGCAGAACCCATCACCGACGTAGAACACTTATTCCAAAGTCTAGGAAAGGCCAAGTACTTCTCGAAGTTAGATTTGACGAAAGGTTACTGGGCGATTCCCATTGCGGAAGAAGATAAGGATAAAACCGCTTTCACGACATCAGCAGGACAGTTTAGGTGGGTGAACATGCCATTCGGTTTAAAGACGGCCACAGGTGTCTTCAACAGAATGATGAGGAAACTTCTGAACCCCATCAAACGGAAGGACGTCCATCATTTCATGGATGACGTGCTGATTGCCACCGAAACCTGGCAAGAACACATGGAAGCTCTGAAGGCAGTATTGACTAGGCTCCAAGAAGCGAACCTAGCCGCAAAGCCTTCGAAGTGTTACATTGGTTTCACGGAGCTACCATACCTTGGACATGAAGTCGGAGATGGAAAGAGATGGCCCGAACATGACAAGATTGTGAAGATTCAAGAAGCCTCTCCTCCCTCTACCAAGAAGGAACTGCGTTCGTTCTTAGGTCTCTGTAATTTCTACAGGGCCTACATTCAAGACTACGCAACCATTGCAGTTCCGCTGACTGACATGACGAAGAAATTCGAACCGGACAAGCTACGCTGGAACGAAGAACGAGAAAAGAGTTTTGAGACGCTCAAGGAAAAACTCTCAAAGAAACCAGTACTACGCATGCCGGACCACGACAAGCCGTTCGTACTGCGGACAGATGCGTCTGACAGAGGCATCGGTGCAGTGTTGATGCAAGAGCACCACGGTCAACTGCATCCTATCGCTTTTCAAAGCAAGAAGCTAAATGGAGCAGAGAGCAACTACGCAACCGTTGAAAAAGAATGCTTGGCTACCGTGTGGGGCATCACGAAATTTGAAAGATACCTCTACGGGAGACATTTCACCATAGAGACCGACCATCAACCTCTGAAGCATCTGCAACGTCAACCGTCGAACCCCCGACTCATGAGGTGGGCGATGCAATTGCAACCTCACTCATTCACTGTGAAAGTGATCCCTGGAAAGGACAATCATG AGAAGGAAGCCATTAACCCAGCCGTTTCGCCGTCTTGGAGGGTTCGCATACGGGAAGACGAATCAGGCAAGACATCATCAACAGAGCTGCGTTCTAGAAGAGTCATCcacgtcatcgtcatcatccaGTTCATCGTCGTCATGGTTCCTGTAAACATTGGTCATCATCGAAGGTCGAGAATTTTCTGCAGACTGTGA